The genomic interval CAAAGCGACAGAGATCGAGGCCGTTCTCGTTGCCCAGCACAATCTCACAAATCAGCAGGTCAGGTGGCTCTTCGAGCAAGCAGCGACGAGCTTCTTCCAAAGAAGAGGCACAGCGGACCGTAAACATATGCTCCAGGGCTTGTTTAATGCGTCCCTGGGTATGTGGATCGTCATCAACGAAGAGCACCCGCGGCAATTGCGCTATCCTTGGTTCACGAGCCATGAGACGGATAGATAGCATCGTCGATCAGCACTTACATGAAATAAGTGTTCAAGCAGCCCAATAAGACAACCGACACGGACAGAGGAAAACGGGAAGCGAGAGGCCTCTCCCGCGGCCATCCTCCTTCCTTGCAGCGAAGAGAAGCGGATAGCCCTCTGCCAGCAAGAGAAGCATGAGACAAAAGATCCTGGCCACCACCTCACCTGGTCAAAAGCGGTCTGGCTCGGACCTGGCCGTTGCTTGCGCATCTGGTCAAGAGCCATTGCAGCAGCATACTCCAGTACAGGAGAGCGGCCTGCGCACGGTCCCCATCGTGGGCAGCCAG from Thermogemmatispora onikobensis carries:
- a CDS encoding response regulator translates to MLSIRLMAREPRIAQLPRVLFVDDDPHTQGRIKQALEHMFTVRCASSLEEARRCLLEEPPDLLICEIVLGNENGLDLCRFVRDQSSLRHLPVMILSSQMTVQDKIAGFTAGADDYVVKPVDARHLAARLRLLLRIKQLELRNQD